TCGATATAATGGAAACCGACATATTTTCCGGTGATTTGTTGTCATTCGAAGCTTCCCCGGCTGTGGGGGTGGCCGTGCCTGTGCCAGCTCCATTCGTGGTGGTGCTTCGTTTGGGTTCAGGCGCAATACCATTGCCCACTTCCGTTCCGCAGTGGCAAAGGAGAAGACCGAGAGCGATGGGTAGGTAGCGCTTCATGAATCGGACCCCTTGGTCTGAGGAAACATTTGAAGGTTCAGCTGCACGACGGCCTTATCCTCGGTCGCCTCGTTCTGTTCGAGCGCCCACTGATGCAGTTCCTTGCGAAAGTTTTTGAGTCGCGCCTTCAATTCGGGCAGTGCGGTTTCCGGGAGCTGAAAGATCAAGGCCCCGAATTCACGCTGGTCCAAGGGTAAATCCTCCAAGGCTTCCATGGCCTGCTCCAGGATGCGGCGATGGAAGGTGCGGACCGCGAGACTCTTCACTTCGTCGCTCGTGATCACGATATCGTCTTTCACTGCAAACTGCCCATCGGGGCGTTTATGAATGAAACCTTTTTTCTTCAGAAAATTCAGCGCCGCGACGATCTCCTTGAGTTCGATGCGGCCATTCAAACGTCTTTGAATCCAATAGGGGTCATCCCGGAATCCATCGAGAAGGGCCATCTCCCGCAGCACAGGATAAATCCAATGACTCAGATACTCGACCGCATCGCTTTCCAGTTCGTATCGTCTTGATGATGGTGTCAGGCGC
This region of Oligoflexus sp. genomic DNA includes:
- a CDS encoding TIGR02147 family protein encodes the protein MNQGPSIYGYTNYRLFLADYYQFRKESKRGYSFRQFSQAAGFSAPNVLKLVMDGQRNISGPSLEKFIQALGLTSGPAEYFRCLVAMNQADTDQERAQHYEKLKRLTPSSRRYELESDAVEYLSHWIYPVLREMALLDGFRDDPYWIQRRLNGRIELKEIVAALNFLKKKGFIHKRPDGQFAVKDDIVITSDEVKSLAVRTFHRRILEQAMEALEDLPLDQREFGALIFQLPETALPELKARLKNFRKELHQWALEQNEATEDKAVVQLNLQMFPQTKGSDS